The following are encoded in a window of Clostridium thermarum genomic DNA:
- a CDS encoding YihY/virulence factor BrkB family protein, which produces MNKTIWFITALIKRIKEDEVPAMASQLAYSMILSFMPFLIFLLAIVGFTPLRSKDLLVYMEGIIPRESLSLIKDIIAEVTDVKKGDLLSFSLIATLWSATGGIKAVVRCLNKAYDEKEKRGFLRLQLLYILFTLGLVLVVILTMGLLVFGNVIGNYLSCCFEFSDVFVLLWNIFRYVIIVLVMAMIFTFIYHYTPSRRLIRKEVIPGALFSTAGWIIISMGFSFYVDNFANYSRVYGGIAAIFILMVWIYLSSLILLIGGEINATLALDLEQ; this is translated from the coding sequence ATGAATAAAACTATATGGTTTATTACAGCTTTAATCAAACGGATCAAAGAGGATGAAGTTCCTGCAATGGCTTCACAATTGGCATACAGCATGATATTATCCTTTATGCCCTTCTTAATATTTTTGCTTGCAATAGTTGGATTTACGCCCTTAAGGAGTAAAGATTTATTGGTTTATATGGAAGGGATAATTCCAAGGGAATCTTTAAGTCTCATAAAAGATATAATAGCGGAAGTCACTGATGTAAAAAAGGGGGATTTGTTATCTTTTAGTTTGATTGCCACCCTATGGTCCGCCACAGGAGGAATAAAGGCTGTGGTACGCTGTCTTAACAAAGCCTATGATGAAAAGGAAAAAAGAGGTTTTCTCAGGTTACAGCTTCTGTATATTTTGTTTACACTTGGGCTTGTTCTAGTAGTGATCTTGACTATGGGACTGCTGGTATTTGGAAATGTTATAGGAAACTATCTAAGCTGCTGCTTTGAATTTTCTGATGTTTTTGTATTATTATGGAATATATTTCGATACGTTATTATTGTATTGGTAATGGCAATGATTTTTACCTTTATATATCACTATACGCCAAGCCGCAGGCTTATACGTAAGGAAGTAATACCCGGAGCATTATTCTCCACAGCGGGCTGGATTATCATATCCATGGGCTTTTCCTTTTACGTAGATAATTTTGCAAATTATTCAAGAGTATATGGCGGAATAGCCGCAATATTTATCCTGATGGTTTGGATATACTTAAGTTCCCTGATACTCTTAATTGGAGGGGAGATTAATGCCACACTGGCACTGGACCTTGAGCAGTGA
- a CDS encoding ABC transporter permease, with protein sequence MNLIKKDLKLIVRHRGAVIASLCLPFLLYGIFAFVFSDMMEREADITPMKVAVVDKEKSTLSRMLISNFKDNTSFSKMVKMEIMEYPEAEKTFERNELTGIIVIPEGFSRSLIYLENYPIEVILNKREPLKSSVLKNMMESYGVYVSSVEKSIMAFIDYLEDYDFTQDQLIDINEKMSIDLIFTALSRGNLFEQKELDNIPSAASTEYFISAILVLILMYSGVTSGNYLIKELNSGCYKRTLVSSTGPLRIIISKWISFSFFGILQALIFILPLAVAGKVLHTDLILRMVLYMSISILFIASIFIFLAAFFQREEAFIAAGNISVFICALAGGSFLPLQLMPAEIQKLASVTPNYWIIKGSMYIVNYYPSSSIKEILLSFSAIGLLLLGIASVRLRKVVRG encoded by the coding sequence GTGAACTTAATTAAAAAAGATTTAAAACTGATTGTAAGACATAGGGGAGCAGTTATTGCCTCCCTGTGTCTTCCATTTTTATTATACGGAATTTTTGCCTTTGTGTTTTCTGACATGATGGAGAGGGAGGCAGATATAACCCCTATGAAGGTTGCGGTGGTGGATAAGGAAAAGAGTACCTTAAGCCGTATGCTCATCAGTAATTTTAAGGATAACACCTCCTTTTCTAAGATGGTGAAAATGGAAATTATGGAATACCCGGAGGCAGAGAAAACCTTCGAGAGAAATGAACTCACCGGCATAATTGTGATACCGGAAGGCTTCTCCAGAAGCTTGATCTATCTTGAAAACTACCCCATAGAGGTCATATTGAACAAGAGAGAACCATTAAAGAGTTCGGTCCTGAAAAACATGATGGAGAGCTATGGAGTTTATGTTTCATCAGTAGAAAAATCCATTATGGCCTTTATTGACTATCTCGAGGATTACGACTTTACCCAGGACCAGCTTATAGACATCAATGAAAAGATGTCTATAGACCTCATATTTACGGCCCTGTCCAGAGGAAATCTCTTTGAACAGAAGGAGCTGGATAATATTCCTTCCGCAGCCTCAACGGAATACTTTATCTCTGCTATTTTAGTGCTGATATTGATGTACAGTGGGGTGACCTCAGGAAACTATCTTATAAAAGAATTAAACAGTGGCTGCTATAAGAGAACCTTGGTATCTTCGACAGGTCCGCTTAGAATAATCATAAGTAAATGGATTTCTTTTTCATTTTTTGGTATCCTTCAGGCCCTGATCTTTATCTTGCCCTTGGCCGTAGCAGGGAAGGTTCTGCATACTGACTTGATATTGAGGATGGTCTTATACATGTCCATATCTATACTCTTTATAGCAAGTATATTTATATTCCTGGCTGCCTTCTTTCAAAGGGAGGAGGCCTTCATAGCTGCAGGAAATATATCTGTATTCATCTGCGCCTTGGCTGGAGGAAGTTTTTTGCCCCTGCAGCTGATGCCTGCAGAAATTCAGAAGCTGGCATCTGTAACTCCAAACTATTGGATCATAAAGGGAAGCATGTATATAGTAAACTATTATCCATCAAGCAGTATAAAAGAAATATTGCTGTCTTTCTCAGCTATAGGTTTGTTGCTTTTGGGTATTGCCTCAGTAAGGCTCAGAAAGGTGGTGCGGGGATGA
- a CDS encoding zinc ribbon domain-containing protein has translation MFCEKCGAQLQADAKFCTVCGYAVNNGQTPDSVDNNTTQQSAYNPGMNNTAYNNEGLDFSVNNNSFVDDGFGAQMQPAPIPKSKKTPVLAGLFAALAVIAVLAGLYLTLGRKLFATPADKTMQALKNLTKIEAVDVATELKLKLEGSSSENILVKDVIEGMAIRVGGKYDQNKKQGAFDIALNFKKVPVVELKAYMDEDVVIIQSEQLLDEPLYASLEDLEELAGEDLSGMSPTMTIDMDQFAAYEKFIEEIQEDSRYKTVSKNY, from the coding sequence ATGTTTTGTGAAAAGTGCGGGGCGCAGCTGCAAGCTGATGCAAAATTCTGTACAGTATGCGGATATGCTGTAAATAATGGTCAAACACCTGATAGTGTTGACAATAATACCACTCAGCAGTCTGCCTATAATCCCGGAATGAACAATACTGCTTATAACAACGAAGGTCTTGATTTTAGCGTTAACAATAACTCTTTTGTTGACGATGGATTCGGTGCTCAAATGCAGCCCGCCCCAATACCTAAATCAAAGAAGACACCAGTTTTGGCTGGTTTGTTTGCTGCACTGGCTGTAATTGCAGTTCTTGCAGGCCTATACCTTACCCTGGGCAGGAAATTGTTTGCTACTCCTGCAGATAAAACAATGCAGGCCTTAAAAAACCTTACCAAGATAGAGGCTGTAGATGTTGCTACAGAATTAAAGCTAAAGCTTGAAGGTTCTTCCAGTGAGAACATCTTAGTTAAAGATGTAATTGAGGGAATGGCTATCAGGGTAGGCGGAAAATATGATCAGAATAAAAAACAAGGTGCTTTTGACATTGCACTGAATTTCAAGAAAGTGCCCGTTGTGGAATTGAAGGCCTACATGGATGAGGATGTAGTCATAATACAATCAGAGCAATTACTGGACGAGCCGTTATATGCAAGCCTGGAGGACCTGGAAGAATTGGCAGGGGAAGACCTCAGTGGTATGTCACCAACAATGACTATTGACATGGACCAGTTTGCTGCCTATGAAAAATTCATAGAGGAAATTCAAGAGGACAGCAGGTACAAGACCGTGTCAAAAAATTACTGA
- a CDS encoding zinc ribbon domain-containing protein, whose translation MAFCSNCGSLVADSDKFCGNCGTVVDTQTTTNYNPQQPVQPNFQQYSQNPQQPYFQQNFGQGYTQQYASQATSQFGIAMSQLGKQLSSFLKNPVAVVTQTRFEISALATYIFSVLMTLLLILLNFWGAAQNKALANNYDGRGTISRLKVSPGIGIFGEDANYGKLFLTSFFFVIIMLAAIWALSLFINVVILKGRLNALQTLNLVVFASIPYASLYLLATLFGYIEGNVSYLIYLAGIFASLLLLFKALGSNIQKSETAHMYACLILPVALYLLNFIFFKVAGVEVAIYYNGIFMGIF comes from the coding sequence ATGGCTTTTTGTTCAAATTGTGGCAGCCTTGTGGCTGACAGCGACAAATTTTGTGGCAACTGTGGCACTGTAGTGGATACTCAAACCACCACAAATTATAATCCGCAGCAACCGGTTCAACCAAACTTTCAACAGTACAGTCAAAATCCACAACAACCATATTTTCAGCAAAACTTTGGACAAGGTTATACTCAGCAATATGCATCACAGGCAACATCACAGTTCGGTATTGCCATGAGTCAACTGGGCAAGCAGTTATCAAGCTTCTTAAAGAATCCTGTAGCTGTTGTAACTCAAACCAGGTTTGAAATTTCTGCTTTGGCTACATACATCTTTTCCGTCCTTATGACATTATTACTAATTTTGTTAAACTTTTGGGGGGCTGCTCAAAACAAAGCCCTGGCAAATAATTATGATGGTAGGGGAACCATAAGCAGATTAAAGGTTAGCCCTGGTATCGGAATCTTTGGTGAAGATGCAAACTACGGTAAATTATTTTTGACATCTTTCTTCTTCGTAATAATTATGTTAGCGGCTATCTGGGCCTTATCCTTATTCATTAATGTGGTTATTTTAAAAGGAAGACTTAATGCCCTGCAAACCCTAAATTTAGTTGTATTTGCATCCATACCTTATGCTTCCTTATACTTACTAGCTACCTTATTCGGGTATATTGAAGGTAATGTATCCTATTTAATATATTTGGCCGGTATATTTGCTTCATTACTCCTGCTTTTTAAAGCCTTAGGCAGTAACATTCAGAAGTCTGAAACTGCCCATATGTATGCTTGTTTAATACTACCGGTAGCCCTTTATCTTCTTAACTTTATATTCTTCAAGGTTGCGGGCGTAGAAGTTGCCATATACTATAACGGAATATTCATGGGAATATTTTAA
- the rfbD gene encoding dTDP-4-dehydrorhamnose reductase gives MKVLITGANGQLGRELTKQYSEKNVELLLTDVADLDITNVKQVYDYVHHHRPDVIINCAAHTAVDKCETDADNAYKINAMGPKNLSAAAYSIGAEIVQVSTDYVFDGEDSEPLTEFCATNPQTVYGASKLQGEKLTAQFNPKYYILRTAWLYGDGNNFVKTMLKLSETNNTLKVVNDQHGSPTSTVDLARVIIKLVEEKNYGLFHATCKGQCTWYEFTKEIFRLKGINTEVVPCTTEEFPRPAKRPKYSVLRNYMLELTTGDIMRTWQEAIEEYLR, from the coding sequence ATGAAGGTATTAATAACTGGTGCCAACGGACAGCTTGGCCGCGAATTGACGAAGCAGTATTCAGAAAAGAATGTGGAACTGTTGTTGACAGATGTTGCTGATCTTGATATTACAAATGTAAAGCAGGTTTATGACTATGTGCATCACCATAGACCGGATGTAATCATCAACTGCGCCGCTCATACCGCAGTAGACAAATGTGAAACTGATGCAGATAATGCCTATAAAATCAATGCAATGGGTCCTAAAAATTTATCTGCTGCAGCCTACTCAATAGGGGCAGAGATAGTTCAAGTCTCAACAGACTATGTTTTTGATGGTGAAGATTCAGAACCATTGACAGAGTTTTGTGCCACAAATCCTCAAACGGTATATGGGGCTTCAAAGCTGCAGGGAGAGAAGCTTACAGCTCAGTTTAACCCCAAATATTACATACTGAGAACTGCCTGGCTATATGGCGACGGAAACAACTTTGTAAAGACTATGCTGAAATTAAGTGAAACAAACAACACCCTAAAGGTTGTCAATGACCAGCATGGTAGCCCGACAAGCACAGTGGACTTGGCTAGAGTTATAATTAAATTGGTGGAAGAAAAAAATTATGGACTATTCCATGCAACCTGCAAGGGACAGTGCACATGGTACGAGTTCACTAAAGAGATATTCAGATTAAAGGGCATCAACACAGAGGTAGTCCCCTGTACCACAGAGGAATTCCCAAGACCAGCAAAGAGGCCTAAGTATTCAGTACTCAGAAACTACATGTTAGAGCTTACCACAGGAGACATAATGAGAACCTGGCAGGAAGCAATAGAGGAGTATTTAAGGTAA
- a CDS encoding WecB/TagA/CpsF family glycosyltransferase — protein MSEILGYKIFGGSKDELLTTVFQKKDKVNIISGNPEVLYNGLKDDQLQENFNDERSIIIPDGIGVVYTSKLLRDPVREKIAGIEVMEAIIQRCESDGKSIYLLGANQAVVENCRSKLLEKYPKLHIAGIHNGYFDIDNCESIIDEINAASPEALFVAMGSPKQDKFITKYMQRLNVRIFMGVGGSFDVLAGKVNRAPEWMLQCNLEWLYRVYKEPFRIKRLGAIPKFMWKAITDRRSGGSK, from the coding sequence ATGTCAGAAATTTTGGGCTATAAAATATTCGGCGGAAGTAAAGATGAGCTCTTGACCACAGTTTTTCAAAAAAAGGATAAAGTTAATATCATATCCGGAAATCCTGAGGTTTTATATAACGGACTTAAGGATGATCAGCTCCAAGAAAACTTTAATGATGAAAGGTCCATAATAATACCGGATGGAATTGGAGTAGTTTATACCTCAAAATTGCTGAGAGATCCTGTTAGGGAAAAAATCGCCGGCATTGAGGTCATGGAGGCCATCATCCAGCGGTGTGAGAGCGATGGCAAGTCCATCTACTTGTTAGGAGCAAATCAAGCCGTAGTTGAAAACTGCCGGTCAAAGCTTCTTGAAAAATACCCCAAATTACATATAGCTGGAATACATAATGGTTATTTTGATATAGATAACTGTGAATCCATAATTGATGAAATCAATGCCGCCTCACCGGAAGCACTGTTTGTAGCCATGGGGTCACCTAAGCAGGATAAATTTATTACTAAATACATGCAACGCTTAAATGTCAGGATTTTCATGGGAGTTGGCGGAAGTTTTGACGTTTTGGCAGGTAAGGTCAACCGGGCTCCTGAGTGGATGTTACAGTGCAATCTGGAATGGCTGTACAGAGTATATAAGGAACCTTTCCGCATAAAGAGACTAGGGGCTATTCCTAAGTTTATGTGGAAGGCAATAACGGATAGGCGAAGTGGTGGCAGCAAATAA
- a CDS encoding germination lipoprotein GerS-related protein, whose product MKFVKRILLIVLAVFSMAAVGCVRREKSDKEVVDYFKTIHSYTCQARITISNSRQDINYDCNVFYDSSKGGRIELGHDRVFLYKDNIIEVKDNVSNRIYTVDESFDDLFYLTFINEYIKLMYVNEDTKYFIEETNGQRHQLIELTIPDNNRNMAKAVLYVDTKALVPEKILIYDNKGKERIRFTYLNFAANEELDDNLFSF is encoded by the coding sequence ATGAAATTTGTTAAACGGATCTTATTAATTGTACTAGCTGTTTTTTCCATGGCCGCTGTGGGCTGTGTCAGGAGGGAAAAAAGTGACAAGGAAGTGGTGGATTATTTCAAGACTATCCACAGTTACACCTGCCAGGCCAGGATAACCATAAGCAACAGCAGACAGGACATAAATTATGATTGCAACGTGTTCTATGACAGCAGTAAGGGAGGACGGATAGAGCTTGGACATGACAGGGTCTTCCTATATAAGGACAACATAATTGAGGTCAAGGACAACGTCAGCAACAGAATATATACAGTAGATGAGAGTTTTGACGACTTGTTCTACCTTACCTTTATTAATGAATACATAAAACTGATGTATGTTAATGAAGATACAAAATATTTCATAGAGGAAACTAATGGCCAAAGGCACCAATTAATAGAACTGACCATACCAGACAACAACAGAAATATGGCTAAGGCGGTATTATATGTTGACACCAAAGCCCTTGTACCTGAAAAGATATTGATATATGATAATAAGGGTAAGGAACGGATAAGGTTTACTTATTTAAATTTTGCAGCTAATGAAGAACTGGATGATAATTTATTCAGTTTTTAA
- a CDS encoding NAD(P)/FAD-dependent oxidoreductase — protein MTNTENYVIIGNGAAGYYAANTIRKNNSTASIKIISAEKYLTYYRPQLSEYLYEEIPEKKFYLSPDSWYVDNNIDLQLGTFVTEIHTANKVLKLEDGSKVNYDKLILANGSSNFIPPIKGTELEGVYTLKYKNDADRIKEAIKSSKKAVVIGGGLLGLEAAWEMKKSGLQVTVVEFFPRLLPRQLDDTGSELFKNIVNSSGVDIILGDSAEEIISHDTVSKVSALRLKSGKIIDTDLVLFSAGIRPNKTLAEKSGILCHRAIVVNEKMETNVKDIYACGDVAEINGIVYGTWPAAMEMGKVAGKNATGENSKFKEFSSSVIFRGLNAEVFSAGTIDFNDVSLKQFAQEDSSKKIYKKIFFKDGVLAGAILIGDTKKAAKVISGMKNSAGEEIVNEILA, from the coding sequence ATGACTAATACAGAAAATTATGTAATCATAGGCAATGGTGCAGCGGGCTATTATGCCGCAAATACTATAAGAAAAAATAATAGCACTGCCAGCATAAAGATAATCTCTGCTGAGAAATATCTAACTTACTATAGACCACAATTATCTGAATATCTTTATGAAGAAATTCCGGAAAAAAAATTCTATCTCTCTCCGGACAGCTGGTATGTGGATAATAACATAGATTTGCAGCTGGGGACTTTTGTTACAGAAATCCACACAGCAAATAAAGTACTTAAATTGGAAGATGGATCCAAAGTTAATTACGATAAGCTTATTTTAGCCAACGGAAGCAGCAATTTCATTCCACCTATTAAGGGTACAGAATTGGAAGGCGTTTATACCTTAAAATACAAAAACGATGCAGATAGGATTAAGGAAGCCATAAAAAGTTCTAAGAAGGCTGTAGTGATAGGCGGTGGCCTGCTGGGCTTAGAGGCAGCTTGGGAAATGAAAAAGTCAGGCCTTCAAGTTACAGTTGTGGAATTCTTCCCCCGTCTGCTTCCAAGACAATTGGACGATACCGGATCGGAGCTTTTCAAGAATATAGTAAACAGCTCCGGAGTAGATATTATACTTGGCGATAGTGCTGAAGAAATAATATCTCATGATACAGTGAGTAAGGTCTCTGCCTTGAGATTAAAAAGCGGAAAGATTATAGACACTGATCTTGTACTATTCTCTGCAGGCATAAGACCAAATAAGACCCTTGCAGAGAAGTCCGGTATCCTTTGTCATCGGGCAATTGTGGTAAACGAAAAGATGGAAACTAATGTAAAAGATATATATGCCTGCGGCGATGTTGCTGAAATTAATGGGATTGTATATGGAACCTGGCCGGCAGCCATGGAAATGGGAAAGGTTGCAGGTAAAAATGCTACCGGAGAGAACAGTAAATTTAAGGAGTTTTCTTCTTCAGTAATCTTTAGAGGCTTAAATGCAGAAGTATTTTCCGCAGGCACAATAGATTTCAATGATGTATCCCTAAAACAATTTGCTCAAGAAGACAGTTCAAAGAAAATTTATAAAAAGATCTTCTTTAAGGACGGTGTATTAGCAGGAGCCATCCTCATCGGTGACACTAAAAAGGCGGCCAAAGTTATCAGCGGTATGAAAAACTCCGCCGGGGAAGAGATTGTTAATGAAATATTGGCTTAA
- a CDS encoding DUF6514 family protein encodes MMVVESLNRTESLGDITYIYSYRLTRGHISMNLKSENVLVQTYGIEVERQDFISGIMVNIERDRAENISPQRHKVHNLLRLIYEQGVSPIHLIEVLGEYIDDYIIDFDTYVAEATSN; translated from the coding sequence ATGATGGTAGTAGAATCTTTAAACAGAACAGAAAGCTTAGGAGACATAACTTATATTTATAGTTACAGACTTACTAGAGGTCATATTTCCATGAACCTAAAATCTGAAAACGTTCTGGTACAAACCTATGGAATAGAAGTAGAAAGGCAAGACTTCATCAGTGGAATAATGGTTAACATTGAACGAGACAGGGCTGAAAATATTAGCCCTCAAAGACATAAAGTTCACAACCTGTTGAGATTGATTTACGAACAGGGCGTATCTCCAATACATCTTATAGAAGTACTCGGCGAATATATTGATGACTATATAATAGATTTCGACACATATGTAGCAGAAGCTACAAGCAATTAA
- the acpS gene encoding holo-ACP synthase, whose amino-acid sequence MIAGVGIDIIEIDRIEAAIKKNNNFINKVFCDSEIEYIVGKKVGAQHAAGMFSAKEAVSKALGTGISGFSLKDIEINRDDKGKPFVKLRGGAKDIAESFGAYKIHLSISHGRDNAVAYAVLEINNE is encoded by the coding sequence GTGATCGCAGGAGTAGGTATAGATATTATTGAAATAGATAGAATAGAAGCTGCAATTAAAAAAAACAATAATTTTATCAATAAAGTTTTTTGTGATTCAGAGATTGAGTATATTGTGGGAAAGAAGGTTGGGGCACAACATGCTGCGGGAATGTTCAGTGCAAAGGAAGCAGTTTCTAAAGCACTGGGAACCGGTATAAGCGGGTTTTCGCTCAAAGATATCGAGATTAACCGGGATGACAAGGGAAAGCCCTTTGTGAAATTACGGGGAGGAGCTAAGGACATTGCGGAGAGCTTTGGAGCTTACAAAATTCACTTAAGCATATCCCATGGGAGAGATAATGCAGTGGCATACGCGGTATTGGAAATTAATAATGAGTAA
- a CDS encoding ABC transporter permease, producing MKRRGDGSQVLKRMGDGSQVLSIIGNRFKLMLRNRLFILLCILLPLTFSLMVNRIFEKTNLYEAVPIAVIDRDGSPLSQKLVEDIKDNPALDLHTIEENEIEEYLSKERVIAVYIFESGFEENIQKGQYEDIVSVYAVPGSITAMGVSDIIAGEIIPSICQYKVINAAEGLLPSEERQRIIEGISMRIEEYQSDDTFKLPVLVDTRTPQWTGDQAEEDNKDNRDTFSVSIGLGLIIIFTTIFMLTGCSNIIKERENKVRNRIKTAGVSSGKLLIADILAVALAGIIITVLQFIMMHTVLEGVSLQGLVAIALLMLVYTLAAATMLILVASIFPRHISFQSFMPIVILVMGILSGCIWSLEMMPAALGKLAAFMPTYWVHDGLAQIILYGGSIHGILYNFAVLLAMAGAAAGAAAGAA from the coding sequence ATGAAAAGGAGGGGGGACGGTTCACAAGTTTTGAAAAGGATGGGGGACGGTTCACAAGTTTTAAGCATTATAGGTAACAGATTCAAGCTAATGCTGAGAAACCGACTGTTTATTTTACTTTGCATCCTGCTGCCCTTGACTTTTTCCTTAATGGTAAACAGGATCTTTGAAAAGACTAATCTCTACGAAGCTGTACCCATTGCTGTTATTGACAGGGACGGTTCACCTCTGTCTCAAAAGCTTGTAGAGGATATCAAGGATAATCCGGCCCTTGACTTACATACAATAGAAGAGAATGAAATAGAAGAGTATTTGTCAAAAGAAAGAGTTATAGCCGTCTATATTTTTGAAAGTGGTTTTGAGGAGAACATTCAGAAAGGGCAGTACGAAGATATTGTATCAGTATATGCAGTACCCGGCAGCATTACCGCCATGGGTGTCAGTGATATAATTGCCGGGGAAATAATCCCTTCCATTTGTCAGTATAAGGTTATCAATGCAGCGGAAGGCCTTCTGCCTTCGGAAGAAAGGCAAAGGATTATAGAAGGCATAAGCATGAGAATAGAAGAGTACCAAAGTGACGATACATTTAAACTTCCGGTACTGGTGGATACTCGTACACCGCAGTGGACAGGTGACCAGGCAGAGGAGGACAATAAAGACAACAGGGACACCTTTTCAGTTTCTATTGGCTTAGGGCTCATTATTATCTTTACCACCATTTTTATGCTAACGGGCTGCAGCAACATAATAAAAGAGCGGGAAAACAAGGTGAGGAATAGGATAAAAACAGCAGGTGTATCTTCCGGCAAGCTGCTAATTGCAGATATTTTGGCTGTTGCCCTGGCAGGGATCATAATTACGGTTTTGCAGTTTATAATGATGCATACCGTGCTGGAAGGAGTATCCCTTCAAGGCTTGGTTGCAATTGCCTTACTTATGCTGGTATATACTTTAGCGGCGGCAACTATGCTCATTTTGGTTGCTTCAATATTTCCAAGACATATTTCCTTTCAAAGCTTTATGCCCATAGTAATCTTAGTGATGGGCATACTCTCAGGCTGCATATGGAGTTTGGAAATGATGCCTGCAGCTTTAGGAAAACTGGCTGCTTTCATGCCCACCTACTGGGTTCATGATGGCCTGGCTCAAATAATATTATATGGGGGCAGCATTCACGGTATATTATATAACTTCGCGGTGCTGCTGGCCATGGCAGGTGCTGCGGCAGGTGCTGCGGCAGGTGCTGCGTGA
- a CDS encoding single-stranded DNA-binding protein, with protein sequence MNRIFLIGRLTKDPDKKIIEDTGKIITRFTLAVEREYRNANGERDVDFFPVVVWGKRAEAASECLTKGSLISVCGRLANRSYEDEHGVRRYVSEVIADSFQFLDLKKAEENVG encoded by the coding sequence ATGAATAGAATATTTTTAATTGGTAGGTTAACAAAGGATCCAGATAAGAAGATAATTGAAGATACGGGGAAAATTATTACCAGGTTCACTCTAGCAGTGGAACGAGAATATAGAAATGCAAACGGTGAAAGAGACGTGGACTTTTTTCCTGTAGTGGTATGGGGTAAGAGAGCGGAGGCGGCTTCTGAATGTTTGACAAAGGGAAGTCTCATCAGCGTTTGTGGCAGACTGGCTAACAGAAGCTATGAGGACGAACACGGAGTAAGAAGGTATGTGTCAGAGGTAATAGCAGACAGCTTCCAATTCTTAGATCTGAAAAAGGCTGAAGAAAATGTTGGTTAG